A DNA window from Luteolibacter luteus contains the following coding sequences:
- a CDS encoding S24 family peptidase translates to MANESEITAAEITNWLSENGHSREWLAAQTGTSVGTVANWLAANKPRPIPVPTLKLIERLMCDDLLGAPQYSYSDAKVIRRAMAQEGYTSLHDFTRDAVVANAKKIMGAREKIVELQTEAADPAAKRFWKTMLGGVAAGAPIAYVAEAEIEVGKEYPEGCYALKVFGASMEPKVSDGATIIVEPWDRTRTPKKGTIVVYSDASGSSLKEYGYRAATEADDPERVNSVGKVAVLRSLNPSFPDIQTMEEGRIDAVLVDIL, encoded by the coding sequence ATGGCTAACGAATCTGAAATAACCGCCGCCGAGATCACGAATTGGCTGTCTGAGAACGGTCATTCACGGGAGTGGCTAGCAGCCCAAACGGGAACCTCTGTTGGCACGGTTGCTAACTGGCTCGCTGCAAACAAGCCTCGACCCATCCCGGTCCCAACGCTCAAGCTCATCGAGCGCCTGATGTGCGACGATCTTTTGGGTGCGCCTCAATACTCGTACTCCGACGCAAAGGTGATCCGGCGCGCCATGGCCCAAGAAGGCTACACAAGTCTGCACGACTTCACTCGAGACGCCGTCGTAGCTAACGCAAAGAAGATCATGGGCGCACGCGAGAAGATTGTCGAGTTGCAGACCGAGGCCGCAGACCCCGCGGCGAAGCGCTTCTGGAAGACGATGCTTGGTGGTGTCGCAGCCGGCGCACCAATCGCCTATGTGGCGGAAGCGGAGATTGAAGTCGGGAAAGAATACCCCGAAGGCTGCTACGCGCTGAAAGTCTTCGGGGCTTCCATGGAGCCGAAGGTTTCCGATGGGGCCACGATCATCGTCGAGCCCTGGGATCGGACTAGAACGCCAAAGAAGGGCACCATCGTGGTCTACTCGGACGCCAGCGGCTCGAGCCTGAAGGAATACGGGTACCGCGCCGCCACCGAGGCTGATGATCCGGAGAGAGTCAACTCTGTGGGAAAGGTCGCAGTGCTCAGGTCTCTTAATCCTTCATTCCCCGACATTCAGACCATGGAAGAGGGTAGAATCGACGCTGTGCTGGTGGATATATTGTAG
- a CDS encoding TIGR04255 family protein has protein sequence MAEIRHLAQAPVIEAILAFQADISSQWDSQDIRGGLPIHFPGFPEIQEQRTFEAALEIVQGEEPRPSFHTNPAGIFLLHKGDRTAAIQLRRDGFAFSQLMPYPGWDHFIAEALEQWSIFQKWLGVDEPYSVFVRFINRLSYPTEGFRLSHYFETPPAPPSGTGWGFKIFREHHFYCPPDGRYTIESVFSREQDGESPKTAEFLLDLTISPVYPFAELDADLDQLLGEMRVLKNQAFFSKLTEEALTPYL, from the coding sequence ATGGCAGAAATCCGACATTTAGCCCAAGCCCCGGTTATTGAGGCGATTCTCGCATTTCAGGCGGACATCTCGTCGCAATGGGATAGTCAGGACATCCGGGGTGGGCTTCCGATTCATTTTCCGGGATTCCCCGAAATCCAAGAGCAGCGAACCTTTGAAGCTGCGCTGGAAATTGTTCAAGGTGAGGAACCTCGTCCTTCTTTCCACACTAATCCGGCGGGGATTTTTCTGCTGCACAAGGGTGATCGGACTGCGGCGATCCAGCTCCGACGAGATGGATTCGCATTTAGCCAGTTAATGCCGTATCCGGGATGGGATCACTTCATCGCTGAAGCGCTCGAGCAGTGGAGCATTTTCCAGAAGTGGCTGGGAGTGGATGAGCCGTATTCCGTCTTCGTCCGATTTATCAACCGACTCTCTTACCCGACGGAAGGTTTTCGTCTTAGCCATTACTTTGAGACACCTCCCGCCCCCCCGAGCGGCACGGGGTGGGGTTTCAAGATATTCAGAGAACATCACTTCTACTGCCCTCCGGACGGGCGTTATACGATCGAGTCGGTATTTTCCCGTGAGCAGGATGGCGAATCTCCGAAAACAGCTGAATTTCTGCTAGATCTAACGATTTCCCCGGTATATCCTTTCGCAGAACTGGATGCAGACCTTGACCAGTTGCTTGGTGAGATGAGAGTTCTTAAGAATCAAGCATTCTTCTCCAAGCTCACCGAGGAAGCCCTCACCCCCTACCTCTGA
- a CDS encoding CHRD domain-containing protein gives MKNKLLIPVILASVALPLQAEILQFDFSPSGTSPAVGLSPANEVPAASGTGSGGEILGGITFDTTTKLLSLPIAYGSFGGFTNLTGPATAAHIHGPASTTATAPPIHDFLSAGQHLAAPVPAEGGVIVGSVTLNAANEASLLGGLLYVNIHTAANANGEIRGQLVQSTGSPTVTCPEETTVECSSHEDTPVELVARVGDPDGDSLIVVWTIDGEAQPEIEVPSGGATTSAEVPFEVDLGLGEHTVSVSVSDGTNVAVSCETTVTVEDTVAPEIIRIKADPETLWPPNGKMRKVNLDVKAKDACGDVTTEIVSVVLSDGGTADFVIVDEDTVQLRAKRAGNSERTYTITVEATDESGNSTTGTVDVTVPKSQGKKGNQGHQGNQNQR, from the coding sequence ATGAAAAACAAACTGTTGATCCCCGTGATCCTCGCGTCGGTGGCGCTACCCCTTCAGGCGGAAATCCTGCAATTCGACTTCTCTCCATCCGGCACAAGTCCCGCGGTGGGTCTGAGTCCCGCCAATGAAGTCCCCGCCGCGTCAGGCACCGGAAGCGGTGGTGAGATCCTTGGCGGGATCACCTTCGATACCACCACGAAGCTCCTCTCCCTACCGATCGCCTACGGCTCCTTCGGAGGCTTTACGAACCTGACGGGTCCTGCGACCGCGGCCCACATCCATGGCCCGGCATCCACCACCGCCACTGCACCTCCGATCCACGATTTCCTCTCCGCAGGTCAACACCTGGCCGCTCCGGTTCCGGCGGAGGGCGGGGTCATCGTCGGATCGGTAACCTTGAACGCCGCGAATGAGGCCAGCCTGTTAGGCGGTCTCCTCTACGTGAACATTCACACCGCTGCCAACGCGAATGGTGAGATCCGCGGACAACTGGTCCAATCCACAGGATCTCCCACCGTCACCTGTCCGGAAGAGACTACGGTGGAATGTTCCTCTCACGAGGACACCCCCGTGGAATTGGTCGCCCGGGTGGGAGATCCCGATGGGGATTCCTTGATCGTCGTGTGGACCATCGATGGGGAAGCTCAGCCTGAGATCGAAGTTCCTTCAGGCGGTGCGACCACCAGCGCGGAAGTTCCCTTCGAAGTAGATCTTGGCTTGGGCGAACATACGGTTTCCGTCTCCGTTTCGGATGGAACGAATGTCGCTGTTAGCTGCGAGACCACCGTGACCGTCGAGGATACGGTCGCCCCGGAAATCATCCGCATCAAAGCGGATCCGGAAACCCTCTGGCCGCCGAATGGAAAGATGCGGAAGGTCAATCTGGACGTGAAAGCCAAGGACGCCTGTGGCGATGTGACCACCGAGATCGTCTCTGTTGTATTGAGCGATGGTGGCACGGCTGACTTCGTGATCGTTGACGAAGATACCGTCCAGCTTCGTGCGAAGCGCGCCGGCAATAGCGAACGGACTTACACGATCACCGTCGAGGCGACCGATGAATCCGGCAACAGCACCACCGGCACCGTCGATGTGACCGTGCCGAAGTCGCAAGGCAAGAAGGGCAACCAAGGCCATCAAGGTAACCAGAACCAACGATAA
- a CDS encoding outer membrane protein, with translation MKTTTIALTAALALGLPSALMAGDAVTTTTGTTGTMTTDYGTSPHWFIGGGADYMVDSEEGFYNGHLGYDFGNGHAIFLESGWMGQEETTYPFLVNIDVDIVPITANYKYRYNFNESFGFYAGVGLGASSVDVNAGFASDDDWVFTAQVFAGLVYNVNPNFEIYAGARYLWMDDVSLFGANIDDLDDVGIGGGIRFNF, from the coding sequence ATGAAAACCACCACTATTGCACTGACCGCAGCACTCGCTCTCGGCCTCCCCTCCGCGCTGATGGCGGGTGATGCCGTGACGACCACCACTGGTACCACGGGAACCATGACCACGGATTATGGCACCAGCCCCCACTGGTTCATTGGTGGTGGTGCGGACTACATGGTCGACTCCGAGGAAGGCTTTTACAACGGCCACCTCGGCTACGACTTCGGGAACGGCCACGCCATCTTCCTGGAGTCCGGTTGGATGGGACAGGAAGAGACGACATACCCGTTCCTGGTAAACATCGACGTGGACATCGTCCCGATCACCGCAAACTACAAGTATCGCTACAATTTCAATGAGTCCTTCGGCTTCTATGCCGGTGTAGGCCTCGGCGCTTCCAGCGTCGATGTGAATGCCGGCTTCGCCAGCGATGATGATTGGGTCTTCACTGCACAGGTCTTCGCCGGTCTCGTCTACAATGTGAACCCGAACTTCGAAATCTACGCGGGTGCCCGCTACCTGTGGATGGATGACGTGAGCCTCTTCGGCGCCAACATCGATGACCTCGATGATGTGGGCATCGGTGGCGGCATTCGCTTCAACTTCTAA
- a CDS encoding alkaline phosphatase D family protein, which yields MKPAILVWLVAAFFAAFTHPAHSQIPFKIQDLYDPELAPFYHGVASGDPLPDGFIIWTRVTPPGKPRATTNRRVPVKWTVATDPTLSQIVASGNTLTSGARDFTVKIDVRGLTAGQTYYYGFEAFGQQSLTGKTKTAPNGPVDQLKFAVVSCSNYEWGYFSGYEQISRRTDIDAVIHVGDYIYEYPDNHSYSSEQIRDERVLFPHNETVTLKHYRTRYANYHLDPNLRRAHQQHPFIAIWDDHEFANNAWKGGAENHNPRKEGRWKTRKAAAIRAYLEWMPIRENGSSIVRSLSYGPLMDLVLLDTRVEGRNIQIEDVNSPLLYSPDRTMLGATQKEWLKDELRSSTAKWKILGNQVIFSEFNIAYAAALDPLVTGDFLESQFLDIWDGYPAERAELVNFIETEDVENVVILTGDIHCSFAFEVADPVLGNPAYDPATGAGAVAVEFVTPSLSAANFDEEMGEFFSGLLEDSINKPFPPTGVNNNPHMKFADLDRHGYLVLSVTEQQVQADYYYLEDILVPQTTEVWGAGMISASGSNHLVPASAPAPPKNVQDTPAP from the coding sequence ATGAAACCAGCAATCCTTGTATGGCTTGTTGCCGCATTCTTTGCGGCATTTACCCATCCGGCCCATAGCCAGATCCCGTTCAAAATCCAAGACCTCTATGATCCCGAACTCGCCCCCTTCTACCATGGGGTCGCGTCAGGTGATCCCTTGCCTGACGGCTTCATCATCTGGACGCGGGTGACACCCCCGGGAAAGCCGCGAGCTACCACCAACCGCAGGGTGCCAGTAAAATGGACTGTCGCCACTGACCCCACGCTCTCCCAAATCGTCGCCAGCGGGAACACCCTGACCAGCGGAGCCAGGGACTTCACGGTAAAGATCGATGTCCGCGGCCTAACTGCAGGACAAACCTACTACTATGGCTTCGAGGCTTTCGGACAGCAGTCCCTAACCGGTAAGACCAAGACCGCACCGAACGGCCCGGTGGATCAACTGAAGTTCGCCGTGGTCTCATGCTCGAACTACGAGTGGGGATACTTCTCCGGCTACGAACAGATTTCCCGCCGCACCGATATCGATGCGGTCATCCACGTGGGCGACTACATTTACGAGTATCCGGACAATCATTCGTATAGCTCCGAGCAGATCCGGGATGAACGGGTACTCTTCCCACACAACGAAACGGTCACGCTGAAGCACTACCGGACCCGCTATGCGAACTACCATCTGGATCCGAACCTGCGGCGGGCTCACCAGCAGCATCCATTCATCGCCATCTGGGATGATCACGAGTTTGCCAACAACGCGTGGAAGGGCGGAGCGGAGAATCACAATCCGCGGAAGGAAGGACGCTGGAAGACGCGGAAGGCGGCAGCCATCCGGGCCTATCTCGAGTGGATGCCGATCCGTGAGAATGGCAGCAGCATCGTCCGCTCGCTGAGCTACGGCCCCCTGATGGATCTAGTCTTGCTCGATACCCGGGTCGAAGGCCGGAACATCCAGATCGAAGATGTGAACAGCCCGCTCTTGTACTCACCCGACCGCACGATGTTAGGGGCAACGCAAAAAGAGTGGCTGAAGGACGAGCTCAGGAGCTCCACTGCGAAGTGGAAGATTCTCGGGAACCAAGTGATCTTCTCGGAATTCAACATCGCCTATGCTGCCGCCCTGGATCCACTGGTGACCGGTGATTTTCTCGAAAGCCAATTCCTCGACATCTGGGATGGCTATCCCGCTGAACGGGCGGAGTTAGTGAATTTCATCGAGACGGAGGACGTGGAAAACGTGGTGATCCTCACCGGTGACATCCACTGCAGTTTCGCCTTTGAAGTGGCTGATCCCGTCTTGGGAAATCCTGCCTACGATCCGGCGACGGGTGCAGGTGCAGTCGCCGTGGAATTCGTCACCCCGAGTTTGTCAGCTGCAAATTTCGATGAGGAGATGGGCGAGTTCTTCAGCGGACTGCTGGAAGATTCCATCAACAAGCCCTTCCCTCCAACGGGCGTTAACAACAATCCGCACATGAAATTCGCGGATCTCGACCGCCATGGATACCTCGTGCTCTCCGTGACAGAGCAGCAGGTCCAAGCAGACTACTACTACCTCGAGGATATCTTGGTGCCGCAGACAACGGAAGTTTGGGGAGCCGGGATGATCTCCGCCTCGGGAAGCAACCACCTGGTGCCTGCATCGGCCCCCGCTCCGCCGAAGAACGTTCAGGACACCCCCGCGCCCTGA
- a CDS encoding 50S ribosomal protein L11 methyltransferase yields MTAGLFLGPLAPSHSEPVRTWNLAPRPDVLKNAVMFVWSKLSASKWLDAWEDRFHGNPNFVLHVLKGGKSVRVEVFCSTKGEAEAIAKQFGGSVRKLTSDWKNAGPEIPPPLKVRDAFVVTQAAKAKDLKDLAKEFPGRDVISIPPEMAFGTGDHATTATCLRFLVDIGRARPAGWSCADLGTGSGLLAIAAKKLGAGDTFACDHDPFAVAVAERNFPRNGVEGIETKELDILTWKPRKKYDVVLANIFSTVLIQAFPVITKTLKPGGDIVLSGILASQAWDVFTAAASHGLGFPEVVTKGKWVTARGGWMNDLTA; encoded by the coding sequence ATGACCGCGGGTCTTTTTCTTGGGCCGCTCGCGCCATCTCACAGCGAGCCGGTTCGCACTTGGAACTTGGCACCAAGGCCCGACGTCCTCAAAAACGCGGTGATGTTCGTCTGGTCGAAACTCTCCGCCTCCAAGTGGCTCGATGCTTGGGAAGACCGCTTCCATGGGAACCCGAATTTCGTGCTGCACGTCCTGAAAGGCGGCAAGTCCGTCCGGGTGGAAGTTTTCTGCTCCACGAAGGGGGAGGCCGAGGCAATCGCGAAGCAATTCGGCGGCAGCGTCCGCAAGCTCACCTCGGATTGGAAAAATGCCGGCCCCGAGATTCCGCCACCGCTGAAGGTGCGGGATGCCTTCGTGGTAACCCAGGCGGCGAAGGCGAAGGACCTCAAGGATCTCGCGAAGGAATTTCCCGGCCGGGACGTCATCAGCATCCCGCCGGAAATGGCCTTCGGGACCGGAGATCATGCGACCACCGCTACCTGCCTCCGCTTCCTCGTCGACATCGGCCGCGCCCGCCCGGCGGGCTGGAGCTGCGCGGATCTCGGCACCGGCTCGGGCCTTCTCGCCATCGCGGCGAAGAAATTGGGAGCCGGGGATACTTTCGCCTGCGATCACGACCCCTTCGCGGTCGCGGTGGCGGAGCGGAATTTCCCCCGCAACGGGGTCGAGGGGATCGAAACCAAGGAGCTCGATATCCTGACCTGGAAGCCGCGAAAGAAGTATGACGTGGTGCTGGCGAACATTTTCTCCACGGTGCTGATCCAGGCTTTCCCCGTGATCACCAAGACCCTGAAGCCGGGCGGGGACATCGTTCTTTCCGGGATCCTGGCCAGCCAGGCTTGGGACGTCTTCACCGCCGCTGCCAGCCATGGGCTTGGATTCCCGGAAGTGGTCACCAAGGGAAAATGGGTGACTGCGCGTGGAGGCTGGATGAATGACCTGACCGCTTGA
- a CDS encoding pyridoxal phosphate-dependent aminotransferase has product MDSISSRVNEVTPSLTLAVTNQAKAMLARGEEVYGLAGGEPEVDTPEHIKAAAIVAMQQGRTKYTPAGGIPELREALSAKFIADNNLTYDAKQICVTSGAKMACFNAILAIVEEGDEVIIPTPYWVSYPEMVKLAGGKPVLVETKESNGWKMTAEQFEAAMTPATKMVILNSPSNPTGAIYTEQELRDIGEVALSEDIIILSDEIYEKLVYGNNKHTSIASLSDELYNLTITVNGFSKAYSMTGWRLGYTAAPKAIAEAIDKIQNHTVSNATTFAQYGAIAALQGDQTFISDLRDEYDVKRQFVLGRLKGINNIRVVEPKGAFYFFVYTGNLGLKSMNLTDKLLSRYKVAAVPGVAFGYDEGIRLSYCTTLDVLNEGLTRFEQFCREH; this is encoded by the coding sequence ATGGACAGCATTTCATCCCGAGTCAACGAGGTCACTCCGTCCCTCACCCTGGCCGTCACGAATCAGGCCAAAGCCATGCTCGCCCGCGGCGAGGAGGTCTACGGTCTCGCCGGTGGCGAGCCGGAAGTCGACACCCCGGAGCACATCAAGGCAGCCGCCATCGTGGCGATGCAGCAGGGCCGCACCAAGTATACCCCGGCTGGCGGCATCCCCGAGCTGCGTGAAGCCCTTTCCGCGAAGTTCATCGCGGACAACAATCTTACCTACGACGCCAAGCAGATCTGCGTGACCTCCGGTGCGAAGATGGCCTGCTTCAACGCGATCCTCGCGATCGTGGAGGAAGGCGACGAAGTCATCATCCCGACTCCCTACTGGGTGAGCTACCCGGAAATGGTGAAGCTGGCAGGCGGCAAGCCGGTGCTGGTGGAAACCAAGGAGTCCAACGGCTGGAAGATGACCGCCGAACAATTCGAGGCCGCCATGACCCCGGCGACCAAGATGGTCATCCTCAACTCGCCCTCGAACCCGACTGGCGCGATCTACACCGAGCAGGAGCTCCGCGACATCGGTGAAGTGGCTCTTTCCGAGGACATCATCATCCTTTCCGACGAGATCTACGAGAAGCTTGTCTACGGCAACAACAAGCACACCTCGATCGCTTCCCTGAGTGACGAGCTCTACAACCTGACGATCACCGTCAATGGCTTCTCCAAGGCCTACTCGATGACCGGCTGGCGCCTGGGCTACACCGCCGCTCCGAAGGCAATCGCCGAGGCGATCGACAAGATCCAGAACCACACGGTTTCGAATGCCACCACCTTCGCCCAGTACGGTGCCATCGCCGCCCTGCAAGGTGACCAGACCTTCATCAGCGACCTGCGCGACGAGTACGATGTGAAGCGCCAGTTCGTCCTCGGTCGCCTGAAGGGCATCAATAACATCCGCGTGGTGGAACCGAAGGGTGCCTTCTACTTCTTCGTCTACACCGGCAACCTCGGCCTGAAGTCGATGAACCTCACCGACAAGCTGCTGAGCCGCTACAAGGTGGCTGCCGTTCCGGGCGTCGCCTTCGGCTACGACGAGGGCATCCGCCTGAGCTACTGCACCACGCTGGACGTGCTCAACGAGGGTCTGACCCGCTTCGAGCAGTTCTGCCGCGAGCACTAA
- a CDS encoding FUSC family protein has translation MSAVAPGGLIQRIAEQESLRPDLNRAIRGTVAFMVPLLASYYGGVKIDPAFACIAAHTISLVDVRGAYSFRLGLLLGMTMVLVIAVVLGTLGSTSLPLALLGTVLVALGSGLWRHLSSDYGAGLAVSTGLMFFVSLSPHVMMPGGIHPAFSALGGALFGVLSQIILWPIHPQHPMRRTVAESWIALADLLDAMASGTKDRNQTVAEKQADLRAALNQSQATLAASSRLSSKLLRQLELLNLAAARLAMRVIVFNTAVEAAMQQPAFKQLEASLAPAQASLGNAARMVALAAVSRQPSHLAAFEVRLARLENLLTVLQSQIRSQGADSAMAEQLVEIIGQITAQLPIVHQALRTTVERADERTTFSMELFDLQTLTLRPLASSLNFSRRVDPALVRHTLRIMVLSLIGVLVFKLSGIPHGYWLPFTMIVVLQPDFGSTRKKAAERVIGTLAGGLFASSLLWLRPDPSVIHVAVAATIAIFSYLVKRRYGVAVFFITLVVVLLMEAHQPVTIAFTIERMACTLGGGLLALVAAFLFWPVWERGRFPGILSNALARNRDYLRLVADRLKEGGPYDEPMMDAKKEAESANADAFSSLRRMSSDPKIHRAGLEQAAALANGNQRVTNALNVIAVHLNDQVSRHPEFVADFLRSSDSAFGALEESMTKGAPVAEVDAVLFSLESFRLPEIDSDHRDASRFREPWVYPQIARIVTELGAMILAAKSAKR, from the coding sequence ATGTCGGCCGTCGCGCCCGGGGGGCTTATCCAACGCATTGCGGAACAAGAGTCCCTGCGCCCCGATCTGAACCGCGCCATCCGCGGCACAGTGGCCTTCATGGTCCCGCTGCTGGCCTCCTATTACGGCGGGGTAAAGATCGATCCGGCCTTCGCCTGCATTGCGGCCCATACGATCTCGCTGGTGGATGTACGCGGGGCCTACTCCTTCCGGCTGGGCCTTTTGCTCGGCATGACCATGGTGCTGGTGATCGCCGTGGTGTTGGGTACCTTGGGCTCCACCAGCTTGCCCTTGGCCCTTCTCGGTACCGTGCTGGTGGCATTGGGCAGCGGCCTGTGGCGCCACTTGAGCAGTGACTATGGCGCGGGTCTGGCCGTTTCCACAGGGTTGATGTTCTTTGTTTCCCTATCGCCCCACGTGATGATGCCCGGTGGGATTCATCCCGCCTTCTCGGCCTTGGGCGGCGCGCTCTTCGGCGTCCTGTCCCAGATCATCCTCTGGCCGATTCATCCGCAGCACCCGATGCGCCGGACCGTGGCTGAGTCGTGGATCGCCTTGGCGGATCTCTTGGACGCGATGGCATCCGGCACGAAGGACCGTAACCAAACTGTCGCGGAAAAGCAGGCGGACCTTCGCGCGGCCCTGAATCAATCGCAAGCCACCTTGGCTGCCTCCAGCCGTCTCTCGAGCAAGCTCTTGCGCCAGCTCGAACTGCTCAATCTTGCCGCGGCTCGCTTGGCGATGCGTGTGATCGTTTTCAATACCGCGGTGGAAGCCGCCATGCAGCAGCCTGCCTTCAAGCAGCTCGAAGCTTCCCTCGCGCCCGCACAGGCCTCGCTCGGAAACGCGGCGCGAATGGTGGCGCTGGCCGCCGTGTCGCGCCAGCCCTCGCACCTGGCAGCCTTCGAAGTGCGGCTGGCCCGCTTGGAGAACCTGCTTACGGTGCTCCAGTCCCAGATCCGTTCACAGGGCGCGGACTCCGCGATGGCGGAGCAGCTCGTCGAGATCATCGGACAAATCACCGCGCAGTTGCCAATCGTTCATCAGGCCCTGCGCACTACCGTTGAAAGGGCGGATGAGCGCACCACCTTCTCGATGGAGCTATTCGATCTCCAGACCCTGACGCTTCGGCCGCTGGCTTCCTCGCTGAATTTCAGCCGCCGTGTCGATCCAGCGCTCGTCCGCCACACGCTCCGGATCATGGTGCTCTCATTGATTGGCGTGCTGGTCTTCAAGCTCAGCGGGATTCCCCATGGTTACTGGCTGCCGTTTACGATGATCGTGGTACTTCAGCCGGATTTCGGGTCCACGCGGAAGAAGGCGGCGGAGCGCGTCATTGGTACCTTGGCGGGCGGGCTTTTCGCTAGCAGCCTGCTTTGGCTGCGCCCGGATCCATCGGTGATCCACGTTGCGGTGGCCGCCACCATCGCGATCTTTTCCTATCTGGTGAAGCGCCGCTACGGGGTGGCGGTTTTCTTCATCACGCTGGTGGTGGTGCTGTTGATGGAAGCGCATCAGCCGGTGACAATTGCTTTTACTATCGAGCGCATGGCTTGCACCTTGGGTGGCGGCCTGCTGGCGCTTGTCGCGGCCTTTCTATTCTGGCCGGTCTGGGAGCGGGGGCGCTTTCCGGGGATTCTTTCAAATGCCCTCGCGAGAAACCGCGATTACCTGCGTCTGGTGGCCGATCGACTGAAGGAAGGCGGCCCCTACGACGAGCCGATGATGGACGCGAAGAAGGAGGCAGAGTCCGCGAATGCCGATGCTTTCTCCTCGCTGCGCCGCATGTCCTCGGATCCGAAGATCCATCGCGCCGGGCTCGAACAAGCTGCCGCTTTGGCAAATGGCAACCAGCGCGTGACGAATGCCCTGAACGTCATCGCCGTGCATCTCAACGATCAGGTGAGCCGGCATCCCGAGTTCGTCGCGGACTTCCTCCGCTCCAGTGACTCAGCTTTTGGGGCCTTGGAAGAATCCATGACCAAGGGTGCCCCGGTCGCGGAAGTCGATGCCGTGCTCTTTTCCTTGGAATCCTTCCGCCTGCCGGAAATCGATAGCGATCATCGCGATGCCAGCCGCTTCCGAGAGCCTTGGGTCTATCCGCAGATCGCCCGCATCGTGACCGAATTGGGAGCCATGATCCTCGCAGCCAAGTCGGCAAAGCGCTGA
- a CDS encoding 3-oxoacyl-[acyl-carrier-protein] synthase III C-terminal domain-containing protein produces the protein MIETAVIGIRSLASALPSRFAEVETLRTSSAAGTLRSFGFPGAWVEGNASQLALAAARKVVPGKKIDALLWVGALSGSHEHASASGISKDNVLHRFCYPGSWLQEELGLEQATVSGVAQQGCAGMFSAMRHARALLVAEPEVKNVLCAGADALPENAERELLYNVISDAGCACVLSHEELLYRWIGYHQISRGYYWDVPAKQSEIIAAYFPTAALTIRGVLKKTGIRAEEIDLVIPTGVNRSSWPILMRLCGIPDERLYQPEKSFGHTIAADSVLILEEARERGVLRPGMKLLLFAYGFGSSWCSLILETTDLI, from the coding sequence GTGATCGAAACCGCAGTCATCGGTATTCGCAGCTTGGCAAGCGCGCTTCCCTCCCGCTTTGCGGAGGTGGAGACCTTGCGCACCTCTTCCGCCGCCGGGACCCTACGCAGCTTCGGATTCCCCGGAGCCTGGGTGGAAGGCAATGCCTCTCAGCTGGCTTTGGCCGCGGCGCGCAAGGTGGTTCCCGGGAAGAAGATCGATGCGTTGCTATGGGTGGGTGCCCTCTCGGGGAGTCACGAGCATGCGAGCGCATCCGGGATCTCGAAAGATAACGTGCTCCACCGCTTCTGTTACCCGGGCAGCTGGCTTCAGGAAGAACTCGGGCTGGAACAGGCGACCGTCAGCGGAGTCGCCCAGCAAGGTTGCGCGGGGATGTTCTCCGCGATGCGCCATGCGCGGGCCCTGCTGGTAGCCGAGCCCGAAGTAAAGAACGTCCTTTGTGCCGGGGCAGACGCCCTGCCGGAGAATGCAGAGCGTGAGCTGCTCTACAATGTGATCAGCGATGCCGGCTGCGCCTGCGTGCTTTCGCATGAAGAACTGCTCTATCGCTGGATAGGCTACCACCAGATCAGCCGGGGTTACTACTGGGACGTCCCGGCAAAGCAGAGCGAGATCATCGCCGCCTATTTCCCTACCGCAGCGCTTACGATCCGCGGCGTCTTGAAGAAAACTGGCATCCGGGCGGAGGAGATCGATCTCGTAATCCCCACGGGCGTGAATCGCAGTAGTTGGCCGATCCTGATGCGGCTCTGCGGCATCCCGGACGAGAGACTCTATCAGCCGGAGAAATCCTTCGGGCATACCATCGCCGCGGATAGCGTGCTGATCCTTGAGGAAGCACGGGAGCGGGGAGTGTTGAGACCCGGCATGAAGCTGCTGCTTTTCGCCTACGGCTTCGGGTCGAGCTGGTGCTCGCTGATTCTTGAAACCACGGACCTGATATGA